In Bacteroidales bacterium, the genomic stretch GATAAAATACCACATGGAACAATAATTCGCACACCCATCAGTAGGGCAGTAGTATATGCTTCGTTGCATTGTGGAATGATAAAAGAGTTGCGTAAATCAGAAGCCATTGCAGGAATATGCGATGTGCATTATAATGCCGATAGTACTCTAAAAAATAAAGTCAAAAGAGGAGAGATTGCTGATTTAGGAAGTTCATTTTTACCCGATATAGAGAAAATAATATCAGTATCTCCTGAGATAATAATTCTATCTCCATACAAAGATAGAGATGAAGATAAAATCTCGCAACTTGGAATACCCATTGTAGAGATGGCAGATTATATGGAGAGTGTGCCTCTTGCCCGAACCGAGTGGTTAAAATTTATTTCAATGCTCTTTGATTGTGAAGAGGTAGCCGATTCAATATTTGAGACAACAAAAAAAGAGTATCTTCGATTGTCTGAAATTGGGCGAAGTGTTACATATAAACCAACTCTATTCTGTGAACTAAAAACAGGAGGAGTTTGGTATCAGCCGGGAGGAGAGAGTTATATGGCGCAGTTATATCGTGATGCAGGTATTGATTACCTAT encodes the following:
- a CDS encoding ABC transporter substrate-binding protein, translating into MKRVLIYILPIFIFLACSKVGDNNITIPASNDYAQGFAVAEFDNYKVVEVRNPWDTLKILQRYILVPKGCELPDKIPHGTIIRTPISRAVVYASLHCGMIKELRKSEAIAGICDVHYNADSTLKNKVKRGEIADLGSSFLPDIEKIISVSPEIIILSPYKDRDEDKISQLGIPIVEMADYMESVPLARTEWLKFISMLFDCEEVADSIFETTKKEYLRLSEIGRSVTYKPTLFCELKTGGVWYQPGGESYMAQLYRDAGIDYLWSDNSNKGSISLSFEEVFSRASNADLWFIKYAEESDKTLKSLANEYALYDKFKPYKNKSVWGVNALKVPFYEEMPLYPHYVLRDLMIVAHPEMFDKSETMRYFKKLRNE